GCGGGGTGGGCCGGTGAACCTCGAACTCTTCCTGATCACCGCCGCCGCGCTGTTCTGCGTCGGCCTGTTCGGCGCGCTGACCCAGCAGTCGATCGTGATGCTGATGATGGGCCTGGAGCTGATGCTCGGCGGCGTGATCCTCGCGGCCGGTGCGGCCTGGCACCACATCGCGCCCGGCTCGGTCGACGGGCAGGTGCTGA
This sequence is a window from Streptomyces sp. HUAS YS2. Protein-coding genes within it:
- the nuoK gene encoding NADH-quinone oxidoreductase subunit NuoK; this encodes MNLELFLITAAALFCVGLFGALTQQSIVMLMMGLELMLGGVILAAGAAWHHIAPGSVDGQVLIVVAITAMAVEMAIGFAVVTALFRSRELDMTDMAAELKE